The genomic DNA TTTTCGGACCATCCAATTGAACTAAGAAGCCTTGCCATAGAAGCAATTTTCACAATGATCGTGTATGGAATTTTTATTATGCTCCTTCATTTCTTTTCAGAAAGAAAACGCAGAAAGGAATCAAAATATGGCCACCATTAAATTAGCCCGCAGCACCAGTTGCTCGCGCTGCATTAACTACGCTGAACCGCGTGCGACCGTCAAAAGCGGCTTAAATTGTGATGTCAATTATGCCAAAACCCAAATGAAAGCCACCCGCATGATCTATGGAAAAGACGATAAGGTCCAAGCGCATACCCTTATTCAGTCATTTAAGCCCAGTGAGGTCACTCCGGAACAAGCAAATGAACTAGGTTACGAATTAGCGCAAAAAGTCGCTGGCGGACACCAGGTAGCCATTTACACCCATACAGATAAAGACCATATCCATAATCACTTAGTTATTAATAGTGTCAATCTGGATACGGGTTTGAAATTTCAAGCTCATGGCGTCGAAGCGATTGAAAAAGTGAAAGAAATCAACGACGAAATTTGTTTGTCGCATGGCTTAACCGTTCCAGAAGAACCGGCCCAAATTCGCTACACTGCCGCAGAAAAAGGTATCCTAGAACGACCAGGACAGACCAGCTGGAAAGACGAGATCAGAGAAAAAATCGAACAAGCCAAACAAACCACTCCTAATTTTGACGCGTTTAAAGAAAAACTGGCTGAAAATGGCGTAAACGTGATTGAACGAGGAAAAACCGTGACGTATCAACATGTAGCAGAAAATAAAAAAGTCCGCGCTAAAAAATTAGGCGAGGATTACGAAAAGGAGACCATCATAAATGGCTTTGAGAGACAACTTGAACCAACAGACAACCGAAACGACACCCCAACAACCGAACCAAGCAAGCTTGAACCAGGATCTGCAGCAATTGATCCAAGTCTTGACCGAGATCCGGAACTACAGCGGAGCGACGCTGCAACAGAAAAGTTTGGAGAAAGCCAACCTGGAGAACAACTTACAAGAGATTCAACAAGTGACAACTACAGTCCTGGACAGCTTCAACAGCAACTTGAAAAGCTTAGAAACCACACAGACCAACTACAACGAGACAGCTCAAAAGCAGTCAATCGAATCCTTGAAACACCTGAAAACAATCCTGAACGACCTGTTAGACAAAAACAAGACGGAAATCGCGAAGATTCAGAAAGAAATGAGCCAGAACAACGCCCAATTAAGCGAGATCAACCAAACCATCACCAAGACCATGGACCAAGTCTTTGAGAAATTAAACGCTGAAATCAAGCGGACCAATCAAAAATTGACCCTTCGAACGGTTAAAACGAATTTATATGCGAGTGTCCCGACCGGTATCGTTGTTGTAGCGCTTATGTGGCTACTGAATGCCTTTAATGTATGGTGAAAATTGGGACCATTGAGAACATTTAGTGGTTTTAAAATACTGAAATGAAACAATTAGTAGAAATAGAGAGTTAAAATCAATTTAAAGCCACTAAAAACGACGTTAGAGACGTTTAAAAATATTCATATGTCTTTTATAAGGCTTAAAGTTAAAATTGAAAATAGAGCTGTTATTTTGGATTTAACTCATACAATGGTTCGAACCGTCGAGCGTAAGTCGAGACATAGAACGCTGCTGACGGTTTTAAAATTTTTTTAACTAAGCAGATATTAATCTGCTATTATTTTATATTTATTTTATTAATTCTTTAATACTTATAGTACTTAGTAACCTATTAAACCCTTTCATACCAAGGGATAACGAGTATTTAAATACTAATTTGTACCCTGATAAATACTAATTTGTACCCTGATAAATACTAATTTGTACCCTGATAAATACTAATTTGTACCCTATATATACCAAAGAAAAATAAAAATTCGTTTTCTTTGGTATATATGATATAATTGATATAAATACTAATCTGTACCATGAAAAGGGGAACGAGATGGATAACAAAATTAAAGTTACCTCGGAAGTTCAAGATATATCTGAAGGGGTTATAGAATTAAGTAAAGAGTATACAGTTGCAAAAGATAATAAACTGGTTCAAAAAGCAAAAATTGATTTGTCAGAGAAAGAATTGAAATTAATTGACTGGCTAATTAGCAAGATAAAACCAGATGATAAAGAACTTTTACAGGTTAATACTTCTATTTCTGAAATAAATACAGTTTTGGGATTCGGATCCGGTGGAAGAAATATTAAACAAACAAAAGAAGCTCTTCTAAATCTTTCTAATAAAGGTTTTTGGATAGAATCAGAGGACAATTCAGGAATTGAGATAACGAGATGGATTGACGAAGTTTCTTTAAAGTATAACGGAAAAGCAATACTAAAGTTACATTCAAAATTAGCTCCCTACCTTCTTCAATTAGCAGAAAAAGGAAATTACACTTCTTACTATTTAAGAACGATAATTAGCTTGAAATCTAAATATTCTTTATTACTGTATCAGTTAGCTAAATCCGGGCTACATTATGGTGTTATTGGTGGAACTGTTGAAGAGATTCAAGAATATTTTGGACATAAAGATTTAGCTTGGGGAACGTTTAATGGACGATATTTAAAAAAAGCTATTGAGGAAGTAAATTCTAAAACTGATTTACATATAGATATGCTTTTGGGAAAAAACGGAAGAAAAATTGTAAGAGTAGAATTTAGGATTACAAAAAAAATCAGAAAAGAAGTATCTGGAAAAATAAAAGTTCCAATGCATAATTGGTTAGACGCATAACTCTATTCATAGCTCTTGCGTATCTGTTATTTTTAATATAAAGTATTGATATATCGTTTTTTTTAGGAGGTAAGCTATGAAAGAGATACAAGCAATTGAATACATATCTACAAAATTAGTTTGTGAAAAGCTTAAAATTCAGCCTTCTACTCTTCGGAAGTATGCTTCCATGTTAGATGAAAAAGCAAAAACAGAATTTTATTTTACAAGAGATGACTCAAATAATAGAGTTTATACAAAAGAAGATGTAGCTGTCTTGCAACGCATAATCGAACTTAAAAATAGACCGGGATATACGCTGGAAGCTGCTATAAATGAAGTTGTAGGGTTAAGCTATAACTCGGATATAAAGGACGCTATAGCTGTAAATGAAGAAAATGATAACTATATTAAATCGCTACACTTATTTGTAGCTCAACAAAACAAATATTTTGAAAATTATCAATCAGTATTACAAAAAAAAGACGAGCAAATAGATCGTTTAGAATCACTTGTAAGTTCTTTGATTGAAAATAATATCAATGATATGTCAGTTAGTACTGAAGATTCTACAACTAATATTGAGGAAACTAAAGAATTTGAAAAAATGGGTTCTGAAGAATCTATGACAATAAGTACACCAAAAAAGAAAAAATGGTGGAATTTTAAGTAGTCTTTATTTTATTACTATCTGAAGTCTAAAAAAGACCCCTCATAATTTTTATGAAGGGTCTTTTTTTACTTTTTACTCGGGGTGTACTTTCTACACTTCCGTATTTTATATAGGTTTTGAGATGTTTTTATAGATACTTTTGTTAATGGGTTTTATGTTAAGTTGGATAGTTAATACCAATCAAATTCTACTTTTCTTTTGAGCTTTAAATCAATATTCTTTTCTTTTAGAGCATTTTCGAATTGTTTGACTGAATCATACTCTTTAGATTCTCTAGTATCCTTATTAATGATTAAGTAATAATCATTTGAATAGACAGCAAGTTTATCCGTTTTGCTAGCCGCTATAATGTATTCGTTATTCCAGTTTAGCTTGTCAATAGTATCAGAAAATTCAACATGATTTTCGCCATCATCATATTGAAGTATTGAAAAAGAAGCAGAAATAGAGTTTACACTGTAGTAATCATCTATTCTTATTTCATGCGCATCGGGGGAGACCCTTGGCGCACGATATCGATTATCAGGATTTGTTAAAATATATTCACGACTGAACATCCAAATAAAAGGTAACGAAATCAATATAAGAAATACTAATGACAGTGCCAGGATTTTTTTTTTCATTTTATATAGGCTCTCCTATAAGCAAATTTGTAAAATATACAGAACAGTTATAGTATACGCTGTAATTTAATTTATAGATAATTATAACAAAAAAATTAGCGTTACATTGTATAATTTATTACAATGTTATATTTACGAATTAATGTTAATGTCTGCATTGCAAAACAATAATTATTACCAAATCCAACAGCGATGTTATCATATTGGCCGTCCCAAGCAAAGTCAAAAGCGTCAGTTTTTTTATAACACTAAAAATCAAAAACCTAGTCTGAAATTTAATAAAGTCTCACTGATTTCATCTTCATTGATCCCGATATAACGCTTTGTAATTTTCTCGCTGCTGTGACCGAATATTTCCATCAGTGTGGCCACGTCTTTGGTTTTCTTGTAATAGTGGTACCCAAACGTCTTCCGTAGCGTGTGCGTGCCAATATCGTCTCTTCCCAATAGCTTAGCGACCTTCTGAAACATCTGATAGACCGTATTCACTTCCACATGGCCACCTTTGGTGCTCGGAAACAAATAACCCTCTGGTGCTAAGTCTTTCGTGTATTCTAA from Carnobacterium inhibens subsp. inhibens DSM 13024 includes the following:
- a CDS encoding relaxase/mobilization nuclease domain-containing protein, giving the protein MATIKLARSTSCSRCINYAEPRATVKSGLNCDVNYAKTQMKATRMIYGKDDKVQAHTLIQSFKPSEVTPEQANELGYELAQKVAGGHQVAIYTHTDKDHIHNHLVINSVNLDTGLKFQAHGVEAIEKVKEINDEICLSHGLTVPEEPAQIRYTAAEKGILERPGQTSWKDEIREKIEQAKQTTPNFDAFKEKLAENGVNVIERGKTVTYQHVAENKKVRAKKLGEDYEKETIINGFERQLEPTDNRNDTPTTEPSKLEPGSAAIDPSLDRDPELQRSDAATEKFGESQPGEQLTRDSTSDNYSPGQLQQQLEKLRNHTDQLQRDSSKAVNRILETPENNPERPVRQKQDGNREDSERNEPEQRPIKRDQPNHHQDHGPSL
- a CDS encoding replication initiation protein: MDNKIKVTSEVQDISEGVIELSKEYTVAKDNKLVQKAKIDLSEKELKLIDWLISKIKPDDKELLQVNTSISEINTVLGFGSGGRNIKQTKEALLNLSNKGFWIESEDNSGIEITRWIDEVSLKYNGKAILKLHSKLAPYLLQLAEKGNYTSYYLRTIISLKSKYSLLLYQLAKSGLHYGVIGGTVEEIQEYFGHKDLAWGTFNGRYLKKAIEEVNSKTDLHIDMLLGKNGRKIVRVEFRITKKIRKEVSGKIKVPMHNWLDA
- a CDS encoding MerR family transcriptional regulator, which translates into the protein MKEIQAIEYISTKLVCEKLKIQPSTLRKYASMLDEKAKTEFYFTRDDSNNRVYTKEDVAVLQRIIELKNRPGYTLEAAINEVVGLSYNSDIKDAIAVNEENDNYIKSLHLFVAQQNKYFENYQSVLQKKDEQIDRLESLVSSLIENNINDMSVSTEDSTTNIEETKEFEKMGSEESMTISTPKKKKWWNFK
- a CDS encoding tyrosine-type recombinase/integrase codes for the protein MSYNVQPLRTQQEINDFLFCLRRNKNADRDVFLFLIGINSGLRMSDIVKLKKQDLISSKNPRIVEKKTGKTRILYLSSLQDLILEYTKDLAPEGYLFPSTKGGHVEVNTVYQMFQKVAKLLGRDDIGTHTLRKTFGYHYYKKTKDVATLMEIFGHSSEKITKRYIGINEDEISETLLNFRLGF